A stretch of the Kroppenstedtia eburnea genome encodes the following:
- a CDS encoding AAA family ATPase, whose translation MKRFERLLIENFQSHEQTEVFFTEGLNVFVGPSDSGKSAILRALRWVLYNEPKGTDFIRAGKKRCRVSLTLSDGTEITRMRSSSVNRYILKTSEQEEQVYEGFGSSVPQEVLDAHGMHALKLDSDWKLPAQFGTQLEPPFLLAETGSVKAKSIGRASGAHIIDIALQGTARDLSGVNSRLKHVAEQSEDLKKRLEPYEDLPNLQERLEQAEARYKEAGAMHERLETIRRLKERLDLMNREKEEIRDRLGRLSGIDEASRILTEAEGTLFKQSHMKRLSSACSRIRTEREGWKRIWVETGRTMEVEEHLSQLIKVQERLRLLTPLRENLKRVQREAARQRRICSATAGIDQMDPDQLERLGRRYQVLAGLFPKVRALGREKERLQNRLRQLVHLPEEQVEKLSDLVEKRGRLLKLEQGWRDCRERLSRGRRFMADNGDEIARCTNQLAALLRELGRCPTCSSPIDDSVLEHIMEEYGGGMAGAAAGREDQTTQTGIE comes from the coding sequence TTGAAACGTTTTGAACGGTTGCTGATTGAAAACTTCCAGTCCCATGAACAGACAGAGGTGTTCTTCACCGAAGGGCTCAACGTGTTCGTCGGTCCGTCGGACAGCGGCAAAAGCGCGATTTTGCGGGCACTCCGATGGGTTCTCTACAATGAACCCAAAGGAACCGACTTCATCCGGGCGGGAAAAAAGCGGTGCCGGGTCAGCCTGACTCTGTCCGACGGAACGGAGATCACCCGGATGCGCTCCTCTTCCGTCAACCGGTACATACTGAAGACTTCGGAGCAGGAGGAACAAGTGTATGAAGGGTTTGGATCTTCCGTCCCGCAGGAAGTGCTGGATGCCCATGGAATGCATGCATTGAAGCTGGATTCCGACTGGAAACTGCCCGCCCAGTTCGGCACTCAACTGGAGCCGCCGTTCCTGCTGGCGGAAACAGGTAGCGTGAAGGCGAAGTCCATCGGCAGGGCCAGCGGAGCACACATCATCGACATCGCTTTGCAGGGGACAGCCCGGGATTTGAGCGGGGTCAACTCCAGACTGAAACATGTGGCGGAGCAATCGGAGGACCTGAAGAAGCGCCTGGAGCCCTATGAAGATTTGCCAAATCTCCAGGAACGGTTGGAACAGGCTGAAGCCCGGTATAAGGAAGCGGGGGCCATGCATGAGCGCTTGGAAACCATTCGTCGTCTGAAGGAACGCCTGGATCTGATGAACCGGGAGAAAGAGGAGATCCGGGACCGGCTGGGGCGGTTGTCCGGTATCGATGAAGCAAGCCGGATCCTGACGGAAGCGGAAGGGACCCTTTTTAAACAGAGTCACATGAAGCGGCTCTCCTCGGCCTGTTCGAGGATCCGGACGGAACGGGAGGGCTGGAAAAGAATCTGGGTCGAAACCGGACGGACGATGGAAGTGGAGGAGCACCTGTCCCAACTGATAAAGGTACAGGAGCGGCTCAGGCTGCTCACCCCGCTCCGGGAAAATCTGAAACGGGTGCAAAGGGAAGCCGCCCGGCAGCGGAGGATTTGTTCGGCAACCGCCGGCATCGATCAGATGGATCCGGATCAACTGGAGCGCCTGGGCAGGCGTTATCAGGTTCTGGCGGGGCTGTTTCCGAAGGTTCGGGCATTGGGACGGGAAAAGGAACGGCTGCAAAACCGGCTCCGGCAGCTGGTCCATCTGCCGGAAGAACAAGTGGAAAAGTTGAGTGATCTGGTGGAGAAACGGGGACGTCTCCTCAAGCTGGAACAGGGATGGAGGGACTGCCGGGAACGTCTGTCCCGGGGTCGCCGGTTTATGGCGGACAACGGGGATGAAATCGCGAGATGCACCAATCAGCTGGCCGCCCTTCTCCGTGAACTGGGCCGGTGCCCCACTTGCAGTTCCCCGATCGATGATTCCGTCCTGGAACATATCATGGAAGAATACGGAGGAGGAATGGCCGGTGCAGCAGCAGGAAGAGAGGATCAAACAACTCAAACAGGCATTGAATGA
- a CDS encoding ATPase, with protein MDRESELDALSRALASAKKEALIRETERNGLQELLDDTEKRRREAEKERDLFEKVRVLLQGSAEHARLQAKEQMETLVTNALQYVFGPQFRFEIELSEHGGKSAAEFYVITDWEGTPVKTKPQDARGGGVVDIISLALRVAMVETFRPRPEGPLILDEPGKHVSAEYVIPMLEFLKATAEMFGRQVILVSHNSHLTEGADRVFQVRMRGGETLVQTPGLLDNGAG; from the coding sequence ATGGATCGAGAAAGTGAACTGGATGCCCTAAGCCGGGCCTTGGCTTCAGCCAAGAAGGAAGCACTGATCAGGGAGACGGAGAGAAACGGGTTGCAGGAGCTCCTGGATGATACGGAAAAACGGCGGCGGGAGGCGGAAAAAGAGCGGGACCTTTTTGAGAAGGTGAGAGTTCTCCTGCAGGGCTCGGCGGAACATGCCCGTCTGCAGGCGAAGGAGCAGATGGAGACATTGGTCACCAATGCCCTCCAGTATGTTTTCGGGCCACAGTTTCGCTTTGAAATCGAGCTCTCGGAGCACGGTGGCAAATCGGCGGCTGAGTTTTATGTGATCACCGACTGGGAAGGGACCCCGGTGAAGACCAAGCCCCAGGATGCCCGTGGAGGGGGAGTGGTGGATATCATCTCTCTGGCACTGAGGGTGGCGATGGTGGAAACCTTCCGACCCCGACCGGAAGGCCCTTTGATCCTGGACGAGCCGGGAAAGCATGTCAGTGCGGAGTATGTGATTCCCATGCTGGAATTTCTCAAAGCCACCGCGGAGATGTTTGGTCGACAGGTGATTCTGGTCAGTCACAATTCCCATCTGACGGAAGGGGCTGATCGAGTCTTTCAGGTCCGGATGAGAGGCGGGGAAACTCTGGTTCAAACCCCCGGTCTTCTTGACAATGGGGCCGGGTAA
- the recA gene encoding recombinase RecA, translating into MSDRRQALDMALRQIEKQFGKGSIMKMGEAGARQVETISSGALALDISLGVGGYPRGRIVEVYGPESSGKTTVALHAIAEVQRGGGQAAFIDAEHALDPVYAEKLGVNIDELLLSQPDTGEQALEIAEALVRSGAIDIIVVDSVAALVPKAEIEGEMGDSHVGLQARLMSQALRKLSGAISKSKTIAIFINQIREKVGVMFGNPETTPGGRALKFYSSVRLEVRRAETIKQGNEMVGNRTRIKVVKNKVAPPFKQAEVDIMYGEGISKEGSILDIGSDLDIVKKSGAWYSFEGDRLGQGRENSKQFLKENEKVALSIENKIREHFNLKTVHPEQEPEKQPSTAGDEKKAEALSLDLKE; encoded by the coding sequence ATGTCCGACCGCCGTCAGGCTTTGGATATGGCTTTGAGGCAGATAGAGAAACAGTTTGGTAAAGGCTCGATCATGAAGATGGGGGAAGCCGGTGCACGTCAAGTGGAAACCATCTCCAGTGGAGCGCTGGCTTTGGATATCTCGCTGGGAGTCGGGGGATATCCCCGGGGGCGGATCGTTGAAGTGTACGGTCCCGAGTCCTCAGGGAAGACGACAGTTGCCCTCCACGCGATCGCCGAGGTGCAACGAGGGGGAGGACAGGCAGCCTTTATCGATGCGGAGCATGCCCTGGATCCGGTTTACGCGGAAAAGCTGGGGGTGAACATCGACGAACTGCTTTTGTCCCAGCCTGATACGGGGGAACAGGCGCTGGAAATTGCCGAGGCCCTGGTTCGCAGCGGCGCCATCGACATCATCGTCGTCGACTCGGTGGCGGCCCTTGTGCCGAAGGCGGAAATCGAAGGTGAGATGGGGGACTCCCATGTCGGTCTGCAGGCCCGTCTGATGTCCCAGGCTCTTCGCAAGCTGTCCGGTGCGATCAGCAAGTCCAAGACGATTGCGATCTTCATCAACCAGATCCGGGAAAAGGTGGGCGTCATGTTCGGCAACCCCGAAACCACACCCGGAGGCCGCGCCCTCAAATTCTACTCCAGTGTCCGTCTGGAAGTGCGGCGTGCGGAAACGATCAAACAGGGCAACGAGATGGTTGGCAACCGCACCCGGATCAAAGTGGTCAAGAACAAGGTGGCCCCTCCCTTCAAGCAAGCGGAAGTGGACATCATGTACGGGGAAGGGATCTCCAAAGAAGGCAGCATTCTGGATATCGGCAGCGATCTGGATATTGTGAAGAAGAGCGGTGCCTGGTACTCCTTTGAAGGGGACCGGTTGGGACAGGGCCGGGAGAATTCCAAGCAATTCCTCAAAGAAAACGAAAAGGTGGCCCTCTCCATCGAAAACAAGATCCGGGAACATTTCAATCTGAAGACTGTCCATCCGGAACAGGAGCCGGAGAAGCAGCCATCAACGGCGGGGGACGAAAAAAAGGCGGAAGCTCTTTCCCTCGACCTGAAGGAATAA
- the rny gene encoding ribonuclease Y, with product MQQTEADRSCFILGEGRRWVAIEATDFLVWLLLFLLVIGLGTAIGYRMRRLTAEARIGSAEKEAEQIIDKARSDAEALKRENILEAKDEVHRLRTEAEREIREQRNDLARLERRLMQKEETLDRKQESQEKREETLSEREDAIRDREEKIDRLYRDQVAELERLSGLSTDEAKQLILSKVENEMKHETTQMIKEMEQQAQEEADKRARSILSLAIQRCAADHVAETTVSVVTLPNDEMKGRIIGREGRNIRALETLTGIDLIIDDTPEAVILSGFDPIRREVARVALEKLVADGRIHPARIEEMVEKSRKEVDERIREYGEQATFETGVHGLHPDLIKILGRLKFRTSYGQNVLQHSMEVAHLAGLLAAELGEDVHLAKRAGLLHDIGKAIDHEVEGSHVEIGIELGKKYNEHPAVINGIASHHGDVEATSVIAVLVGAADALSAARPGARRETLEAYIKRLEKLEEICESFDGVEKSYAIQAGREVRIMVRPDEINDGESTRLAREIKKEIENKLDYPGHIKVTVIRETRAVEYAK from the coding sequence ATGCAACAGACCGAAGCGGATCGGTCTTGTTTTATACTTGGGGAAGGGAGGAGGTGGGTAGCGATCGAGGCGACTGATTTTCTCGTGTGGTTACTCCTGTTCCTCCTCGTAATCGGTCTGGGTACGGCCATCGGGTACCGGATGCGGAGATTGACAGCGGAAGCCCGGATCGGCAGTGCCGAAAAAGAGGCGGAACAGATCATCGATAAAGCGAGAAGCGATGCGGAAGCGTTGAAGCGGGAAAATATTCTGGAAGCCAAAGATGAGGTACACCGTCTGCGCACGGAAGCGGAACGGGAAATTCGCGAACAGCGCAACGACCTGGCCAGGCTGGAACGTCGTCTGATGCAGAAGGAAGAGACCTTGGACAGGAAACAGGAAAGCCAGGAAAAGCGGGAGGAAACTCTCAGCGAAAGGGAAGATGCCATCCGGGACCGGGAAGAGAAGATCGACAGGCTTTACCGGGACCAGGTGGCGGAATTGGAACGCTTGTCCGGATTGTCCACGGATGAAGCGAAGCAACTGATTCTGTCCAAAGTGGAAAATGAGATGAAGCATGAGACCACGCAAATGATCAAGGAGATGGAGCAACAGGCTCAGGAAGAAGCCGACAAGCGGGCCCGGAGCATTCTCTCTCTGGCCATCCAGCGGTGTGCTGCGGATCATGTGGCAGAGACGACTGTATCCGTGGTGACTCTCCCCAACGATGAGATGAAGGGGAGAATCATCGGACGTGAAGGTCGCAACATCCGTGCATTGGAAACATTGACCGGAATCGATCTGATTATCGATGACACACCGGAGGCCGTGATTCTTTCCGGATTTGATCCGATTCGAAGAGAAGTGGCCCGTGTGGCACTGGAAAAGCTTGTGGCCGATGGCAGGATTCATCCGGCCCGGATCGAGGAGATGGTGGAAAAGTCCCGCAAAGAAGTGGATGAGCGGATCCGGGAGTATGGAGAACAGGCCACCTTTGAGACTGGTGTTCACGGTCTCCATCCTGATCTGATCAAAATTCTGGGCCGGTTGAAATTCCGGACGAGCTATGGACAAAACGTGTTGCAACACTCGATGGAAGTGGCGCATTTGGCAGGTCTGCTGGCGGCCGAGCTGGGTGAGGATGTCCACCTGGCGAAACGGGCCGGTCTCCTGCATGATATCGGGAAAGCGATTGACCATGAAGTGGAAGGTTCTCATGTGGAGATCGGGATTGAACTGGGTAAAAAATATAATGAGCACCCGGCTGTCATCAACGGAATTGCATCCCATCACGGCGATGTGGAGGCCACCAGTGTGATCGCGGTTCTGGTCGGTGCGGCGGATGCCTTGTCGGCGGCACGGCCGGGCGCGCGACGTGAGACCCTGGAGGCGTATATCAAGCGGTTGGAGAAGTTGGAGGAGATCTGTGAATCCTTCGACGGGGTTGAAAAATCTTATGCCATCCAAGCCGGCCGTGAAGTCCGGATCATGGTTCGTCCGGATGAGATCAATGATGGGGAGTCCACCCGGCTGGCCCGGGAGATTAAAAAAGAGATTGAGAATAAGCTGGACTATCCGGGGCATATCAAAGTTACGGTGATCCGCGAGACACGGGCTGTCGAATACGCTAAATAA
- a CDS encoding DEAD/DEAH box helicase, which produces MKHFDSFELDALIMKGIREMGFEEPSPIQAECIPAVLRGEDVIGQAQTGTGKTAAFGIPLLEHVDPGSRKVKAVVLAPTRELAIQVSEELRKIGRAKRVKTLPIYGGQPIGRQIKALKQGVQVVIGTPGRMLDHLRRGTLRLDDVEMLVLDEADEMLDMGFIDDIEAVMDHLPENRQLLLFSATIPPAIRQLARKYMNKPRYITVSRGEVTAPVIEQVYYKVLESTKLDSLCRILDSESLEQGILFCRTKKGVDELAESLQARGYLAAGLHGDLAQQQRDRVMNSFRRGDIELLVATDVAARGIDVGTVSHVINYDIPQDAESYVHRIGRTGRAGRTGIALTLVTPREMKQLRSIEHEIAGELKPRELPSLEEVAERQQQLLKEQLVETIQSGELIPIFEELVQNLTEKHDANQIAAAALHMAFADRFTGGTDAVYDFGETGASPGMVRFFINVGRNADIRPRELVKAIAEQAGIAAKKVGRINIYDRFSFVEVPEEAAPFVFEALRQSKINGARVNLEPARPRNRS; this is translated from the coding sequence ATGAAGCATTTTGATTCCTTTGAATTGGATGCCCTGATTATGAAAGGGATCCGGGAGATGGGGTTTGAAGAGCCGTCTCCCATCCAGGCGGAATGTATCCCCGCCGTCCTCAGGGGAGAGGATGTGATCGGCCAGGCCCAGACAGGGACTGGAAAGACGGCTGCTTTTGGAATTCCCCTTCTGGAGCATGTGGATCCCGGCTCCAGAAAAGTGAAGGCAGTTGTACTGGCTCCGACCCGGGAGCTGGCCATCCAGGTTTCCGAAGAGCTGCGTAAGATCGGGCGTGCCAAGCGGGTGAAGACGTTGCCCATCTACGGCGGACAGCCGATCGGACGTCAGATCAAGGCTCTGAAACAAGGAGTTCAAGTGGTGATCGGCACGCCGGGGCGCATGCTGGACCACCTCCGTCGCGGAACGCTTCGTTTGGATGATGTGGAGATGTTGGTGTTGGATGAGGCGGACGAGATGTTGGATATGGGATTCATCGACGATATTGAGGCAGTGATGGATCACCTGCCGGAGAACCGGCAATTGTTGCTTTTCTCGGCGACCATCCCGCCAGCCATCCGGCAGCTCGCCCGCAAATATATGAACAAGCCCCGGTATATCACGGTGAGCCGTGGGGAAGTGACGGCTCCGGTCATTGAACAGGTCTATTATAAAGTTTTGGAAAGCACCAAGCTGGATTCGCTGTGCCGCATTCTGGACAGTGAATCCCTGGAGCAGGGAATCCTGTTCTGCCGCACGAAAAAAGGCGTGGACGAGCTGGCTGAATCCCTGCAGGCGCGGGGATATCTGGCGGCCGGACTGCACGGGGATCTGGCTCAGCAACAGCGGGACCGGGTGATGAACTCTTTTCGGCGGGGGGACATTGAACTGCTGGTGGCCACCGATGTGGCGGCCCGTGGAATCGATGTGGGCACGGTCTCCCATGTGATCAACTATGATATCCCGCAGGATGCGGAAAGTTATGTGCACCGGATCGGTCGGACGGGACGGGCCGGCCGCACGGGGATTGCCCTGACGTTGGTCACTCCCCGGGAGATGAAACAGCTTCGTTCCATCGAACATGAAATCGCCGGTGAGTTGAAGCCCCGGGAGCTTCCGAGCCTGGAGGAAGTGGCGGAAAGGCAACAACAGTTGCTGAAAGAGCAGTTGGTTGAGACGATCCAGTCCGGTGAACTGATCCCGATCTTTGAAGAGCTGGTGCAAAACCTGACCGAGAAACACGATGCCAATCAGATCGCGGCGGCGGCCCTGCACATGGCTTTTGCGGACCGCTTCACCGGGGGAACCGATGCAGTCTATGACTTTGGCGAAACGGGGGCTTCCCCGGGCATGGTCCGCTTCTTCATCAATGTGGGCCGCAATGCGGATATCCGCCCGCGGGAGTTGGTGAAAGCGATCGCCGAGCAGGCGGGAATTGCCGCCAAAAAGGTGGGTCGGATCAACATCTATGACCGGTTCTCTTTTGTGGAAGTCCCTGAAGAGGCGGCTCCCTTCGTGTTTGAAGCCCTCCGCCAGAGCAAGATCAATGGTGCAAGGGTCAATCTGGAGCCGGCCCGGCCCCGGAACCGCTCCTGA
- a CDS encoding stage V sporulation protein S, producing the protein MEVLKVSAKSNPNSVAGALAGVLRERGNAEIQAIGAGALNQSVKAVAIARGFVAPSGIDLICIPAFTDIVIDGEERTAIKLIVEPR; encoded by the coding sequence ATGGAAGTATTAAAAGTTTCAGCAAAGTCCAACCCGAACTCCGTCGCTGGTGCGCTTGCAGGTGTCCTGCGGGAACGGGGCAACGCCGAAATCCAAGCCATTGGAGCAGGTGCACTCAATCAATCCGTCAAAGCGGTTGCGATTGCACGAGGATTTGTTGCGCCCAGTGGAATCGATCTGATCTGCATTCCCGCTTTCACCGATATTGTCATCGATGGTGAGGAACGGACGGCAATCAAGCTGATCGTGGAGCCTCGCTGA
- a CDS encoding dipeptidase, which translates to MKWMDGHCDVLYKLWKYPEGGLDFYGKGHGLDVTYPAARRAGVGMQVFAIFVPEDVPRSQAWQVALEQVDRFYEEVVRKGGLQPVRTPEELNTLTRENRMGGLLSLEGADALQGSLRHLRILSRLGVRQVGLTWNYANEAADGIEEERGGGLTRFGRELVREMQRLRMVLDVSHLSVRGFWDVMEENLPVIASHSNARAICSHRRNLMDDQIRALVDRKGLIGITFVPKFVHDDPDAATVDDLLKHIEHICSLGGEERIAFGSDFDGIEQKIPGLEHIGKLSLLGEELLKRYPEHLVKRWTWTNWYEFYAGQL; encoded by the coding sequence ATGAAATGGATGGACGGCCATTGTGATGTATTGTATAAACTGTGGAAATATCCGGAGGGGGGGCTTGACTTCTACGGGAAGGGGCACGGCCTGGACGTAACCTACCCTGCAGCCCGACGAGCGGGAGTGGGGATGCAGGTGTTTGCGATCTTTGTTCCGGAGGATGTTCCCCGCAGCCAAGCCTGGCAAGTGGCACTGGAACAGGTGGACCGGTTCTATGAAGAGGTGGTCCGAAAGGGGGGGTTGCAACCGGTCAGAACTCCGGAGGAGTTGAACACCCTGACCCGGGAGAATCGCATGGGCGGACTTTTGTCCCTGGAGGGGGCCGATGCGCTGCAGGGAAGTCTTCGCCATCTGCGAATCTTGTCCCGACTGGGGGTCCGCCAGGTGGGTTTGACCTGGAATTACGCCAATGAAGCGGCCGACGGGATCGAAGAAGAAAGGGGGGGCGGCCTGACCCGTTTCGGCAGAGAGTTGGTCCGGGAAATGCAGCGTCTTCGGATGGTACTGGACGTCTCCCACCTGTCGGTCCGGGGATTTTGGGATGTGATGGAGGAAAACCTGCCGGTGATCGCCTCCCATTCCAATGCCCGCGCCATCTGTTCCCACCGGCGGAACCTGATGGATGATCAGATCCGGGCCTTGGTGGACAGAAAGGGATTGATCGGGATCACTTTTGTTCCCAAGTTCGTCCATGATGATCCCGATGCAGCCACGGTGGACGACCTTTTGAAACATATTGAACATATCTGCAGCCTGGGGGGAGAAGAGAGGATCGCTTTTGGGTCTGATTTTGACGGGATCGAACAGAAGATCCCGGGGTTGGAACACATCGGCAAGCTGAGTTTGCTGGGTGAGGAACTGTTGAAGCGCTACCCGGAGCACCTGGTGAAACGGTGGACTTGGACAAACTGGTATGAGTTTTATGCCGGTCAATTGTAA
- a CDS encoding metallophosphoesterase family protein, with the protein MLRLLYVTDTHIRGTAPRSRTDDFVEALRNKLNEVIDIAGREKVNAVLHGGDLFDRPDLSPAVVRDFARLLRRLETPVYTIAGNHDIYGHNPETVDRSMLGLLDAFGTVRLIRAGEKICLEEGGVRVQLTGQPFHYDLDRRDPALDYVVRNETGADYCVHMVHGMVVDRALPDSVPHTLADHLWSEEVDVLLTGHYHAGFPVKQKEGRYIINPGALARINNHPSEISRHPQVAVLDFGSEITVKLLPLKCAAPGEAVLDRTWVEQAAYREERIAAFEREIRDHDFRSLHVQGIVEEIAGSKNVEDEVRHEALRRIAVVQEHLGTGRDED; encoded by the coding sequence ATGCTTCGTCTCCTTTACGTGACAGATACCCATATCCGGGGGACGGCTCCCCGGAGCAGAACCGATGATTTTGTGGAAGCCCTCCGGAACAAGTTGAATGAAGTGATCGACATTGCCGGTCGGGAAAAGGTGAACGCCGTGCTCCACGGCGGAGACCTTTTCGATCGACCGGATCTGTCTCCCGCCGTCGTGCGGGATTTTGCCCGTTTATTGCGCCGCTTGGAAACACCGGTGTATACGATTGCGGGAAACCATGATATCTACGGGCATAATCCGGAGACGGTGGATCGGTCGATGCTGGGCCTTTTGGATGCTTTTGGAACGGTCCGGTTGATCCGGGCGGGAGAAAAAATCTGTCTGGAGGAAGGGGGAGTCCGTGTGCAACTCACCGGCCAACCCTTCCACTATGATTTGGATCGGCGGGATCCGGCGTTGGATTATGTGGTGAGAAATGAGACGGGAGCCGATTACTGTGTCCATATGGTCCACGGAATGGTGGTGGACCGCGCGCTTCCCGACAGTGTTCCCCACACCTTGGCGGACCATCTCTGGTCGGAGGAGGTGGATGTCCTGCTGACAGGACATTACCACGCCGGTTTTCCCGTCAAGCAAAAGGAAGGCCGGTATATCATCAATCCGGGAGCCTTGGCCCGAATCAACAACCACCCCTCGGAGATCAGCCGTCACCCTCAGGTGGCAGTGCTCGATTTCGGAAGTGAAATCACCGTCAAACTGCTTCCCCTGAAATGCGCCGCGCCGGGGGAAGCGGTTCTGGACCGGACCTGGGTGGAACAGGCGGCTTACCGGGAAGAGAGGATCGCCGCCTTTGAACGGGAGATCCGGGATCATGATTTTCGCAGTCTCCATGTGCAGGGAATTGTGGAGGAGATCGCCGGATCGAAGAATGTGGAGGATGAGGTCCGCCATGAAGCACTGCGACGGATTGCGGTGGTGCAGGAACACTTGGGAACCGGGAGGGACGAGGATTGA
- a CDS encoding regulatory protein RecX — translation MEDDAGEITRIERQKSGLPRYNIHIDGTYRFSVHEDVLVRLALSKGMRVDGEEIRRILAEEEQNKVRQSAFRYLGYRPRTVREVELHLTAKGYEPDPIRQVIIEMKNQGFLDDRRFAEAWVEERRGRKGYGALALKRELERKGISPGIAEDVLSRVDDEEERKLARETAEKRYRRLVGEPWPKVERRLGQYLLRRGFEPPLVYGLLQEFRMRHREEGG, via the coding sequence ATGGAAGACGATGCGGGTGAAATCACGCGGATCGAGAGACAAAAAAGCGGCTTGCCCCGTTACAACATTCATATTGACGGCACTTATCGATTCTCTGTTCACGAGGACGTGTTGGTCCGGTTGGCCCTGTCGAAGGGGATGAGAGTGGATGGAGAGGAGATCCGGCGGATCCTGGCGGAGGAAGAGCAGAACAAGGTCCGCCAGTCCGCCTTTCGCTATCTCGGTTATCGCCCCCGGACGGTCCGTGAGGTGGAGCTCCATCTCACGGCCAAGGGGTATGAACCGGATCCCATCCGTCAGGTGATCATCGAAATGAAAAACCAGGGTTTTCTGGACGATCGACGGTTTGCCGAAGCGTGGGTGGAAGAGCGTCGCGGTCGGAAAGGATACGGCGCCCTGGCCCTGAAGCGTGAGCTGGAACGGAAGGGAATTTCCCCGGGGATTGCCGAGGATGTGCTCAGCCGGGTGGATGATGAAGAAGAACGGAAACTGGCCCGGGAGACGGCTGAAAAGCGGTACCGCCGTCTCGTCGGGGAACCCTGGCCCAAGGTGGAAAGGCGCCTGGGCCAGTATCTGTTGCGGAGAGGGTTTGAACCCCCGCTGGTATACGGGCTGTTGCAAGAGTTTCGGATGAGACACAGGGAAGAAGGGGGATGA
- a CDS encoding TIGR00282 family metallophosphoesterase yields the protein MRILMIGDVVGSPGRKALLEYLPRLKRSHHPDLIVVNGENAADGRGITRSIAREFFGAGVDCITLGNHTWDKREIFDFIDDEERMVRPANYPEGTPGQGYTRLKFHGGELVVINLMGRSFLSNLDCPFREADAILKKLKGNPPVLVDFHAETTSEKLALAWYLDGRVSAVVGTHTHVQTADERILPKGTAYLTDVGMVGPYDSVLGMDKELVIKRFLTQLPVRFEVSTGRTQFNAVLIDLDPVTGKATGIGRLRFDDDKPWLE from the coding sequence ATGAGAATATTGATGATCGGCGATGTAGTCGGTTCGCCGGGCCGAAAAGCCCTCTTGGAATACCTTCCCCGGCTGAAACGTTCCCATCATCCCGACCTGATTGTTGTGAATGGGGAGAACGCCGCTGACGGGCGGGGGATCACGCGATCTATCGCCCGGGAATTTTTCGGTGCCGGAGTCGATTGCATCACTTTGGGCAATCACACATGGGACAAGCGGGAGATTTTCGATTTTATCGATGACGAGGAACGGATGGTTCGCCCGGCCAACTACCCGGAAGGAACTCCGGGACAGGGGTATACCCGCTTGAAGTTTCACGGCGGAGAGTTGGTGGTGATCAATCTGATGGGACGTTCCTTCCTCTCCAATCTGGATTGCCCCTTCAGAGAGGCGGATGCCATACTGAAAAAATTGAAGGGAAATCCGCCGGTGCTGGTGGATTTCCATGCAGAAACGACCTCAGAGAAGCTGGCTCTCGCCTGGTATCTGGATGGACGTGTATCTGCGGTGGTGGGGACCCATACCCATGTTCAAACCGCCGATGAGCGGATCCTGCCCAAAGGAACCGCGTATTTGACCGATGTGGGAATGGTGGGTCCCTATGACAGTGTACTGGGGATGGACAAAGAATTGGTCATCAAGAGGTTTTTGACCCAGTTACCGGTCCGTTTTGAAGTGAGCACGGGCAGAACTCAATTCAATGCGGTCCTGATCGATTTGGACCCCGTGACAGGAAAGGCAACGGGAATCGGCCGGCTTCGATTTGATGATGACAAACCATGGCTTGAATAA
- a CDS encoding metal-sulfur cluster assembly factor translates to MDKENMKEEVMEALETVEDPELHIDIVNLGLVYGVDIDDEGNVKVTMTLTAMGCPLAGMINEMVETAVKSVEGVKGVEVNIVWNPPWDKDRMSRYAKMALGIH, encoded by the coding sequence ATGGACAAAGAAAACATGAAAGAAGAAGTCATGGAAGCTCTGGAAACCGTTGAAGACCCCGAGCTTCATATCGATATCGTCAACCTGGGCCTGGTCTACGGAGTGGATATCGATGATGAAGGAAACGTCAAGGTCACCATGACCCTGACCGCCATGGGATGCCCTCTCGCCGGAATGATCAACGAGATGGTGGAAACCGCCGTCAAGTCCGTCGAGGGAGTCAAGGGTGTTGAGGTGAACATCGTCTGGAACCCCCCCTGGGACAAAGATCGGATGTCCCGATATGCCAAGATGGCTTTGGGCATCCACTGA